The Roseisolibacter agri genome contains the following window.
TGATCCGCGAGAAGTACACGTCGCCGCAGAAGCTGGCGATCCGCGGCGGCTCGAACGGCGGGCTGCTGGTGGGCGCGGTGATGACGCAGCGCCCCGATCTCTACGGCGTCGCACTGCCGGCGGTGGGCGTGATGGACATGCTGCGCTACCACAAGTTCAGCGCGGGCGTGTTCTGGGTGCCGGAGTACGGCTCGGCCGACGACCCGAAGCAGTTCGAGACGCTGAAGCAGTACTCGCCGCTGCACAACCTGAAGCCGGGCGCGTGCTATCCGGCGACGCTGACGACGACGGCCGACCACGACGACCGCGTGGTGCCGAGCCACTCGTTCAAGTGGGCGAGCGCGCTGCAGGCGGCGCAGGGGTGCGACAACCCGGTGCTGATCCGCATCGAGGCGCAGGGCTCGCACGGCTACCGGCCGCTGGACAAGGCGATCGCCGAGCAGGCGGACATCTGGGCGTTCGCGGCGAAGAACCTGGGGCTGGACGTAAAGTTCGAGCGGAAGAACGCGATGTGAGTCCGGGCTGCGGACTGCGGGCCGCGGATCCTCGCGCTGCGAACGGCATTGCAAGGATAGGATCGGACAAGATCTGATAACGACGGATGGCTCCGCGTGGTGGCGACGAACGTCGCGCCGCATGGAGCCATCCGTCGTTATCAGACGTCATCCGATCTTCATCCCTGCAAATTCAGTTCGCAGTTCGGGTCCGGCGCGAAGGAGCCGCTACACAGATCGTGGTCAGCCGTCGATACTGATGTTCATGTCGACGCCACCCCGTTTCCGTCTCATCCCCGCGCTGCTCCTGCTCGCCGCGCCCACGCTCGCCGCCGCGCAGGCGCCGCGCGATCCCGCGGTCCCCTACGCCTCGTGGGGCGAGGCGCAGCGCGAGGCCGCCGACGCGATCGCCGGCCGCAAGCTCGCCCGGCCCGCCGACGGCCGCTATCGCGTGGGCGACGCGGTGATCGTCGACGACGAGAACGGGAAAGTCTACCGCGCGCACGTCATCCTGGCCGAGGACACGCGCTACCGCGTGCGCTACGACGGCTTCGGCCCCGAGAACGTGCGCTACTACGACGCCGCGCGCATCCTCGGCTACCAGCCGGGCGTCGTCGCAGCTCCGGCATCCGCCCCACCGTCTCACGCTGCATCGGCTTCCGCCGTTCCGTCCTCCGCCGTTCCGTCCTCCGTGATCGGTCCTGGCAAGTGGGGCTGCACCGAGAGCTACTGGCGCGTCACGAAGGCCACCTACGACTTCGAGATGCGCGGCTCCTTCACGCTCGCCGCGAACGGGACGTACGACTATCCCGGCCAGGGTTCGCGCGGCCGCTGGCGCTGGGACGCCGCGACGTCGGCGGTGCGCTTCACCGGTGGCTTCTTCGACGGCGCGCGCGCCGTGCGCATCGAGGACTCGAACAGGATCCGCCTCGAGCTCCCGACCAACGATCCCCAGCGGCCGCGGAAGTGGAGCTGCGGCCCGGTCTGACGCGCGGCGCCGTCGCGGCGGCGCTGCTGCTGGCCGCGGCCTGCCGCCCGCACCCGACGACGACGCTGACGCTCGCCGTGTCGCCCCGTGAAGTCGTCGCCGGCGACACGGTGCGCATGACGCTCACCGTCGCCAACCCGCGCGACGACACGCTGCACCTCGCGTTCGAGCCGCCGTGCGCGGCGCGCTTCCTGGTGCGGCGCGTCGCCGACCGGCGCGCCGTGCACCCGATCCCCGATCCCTGCGCGCGGATCGCCGGCGACTCGGCCCGCGTGACGATCCCGCCGCGCGCCACGTGGCGCGCCGAGCACGCGTGGGTGGCGTTCAGCGAGGACTCGCTGCGCCCCCTGACGCCCGGCGCCTACGAGGTGCAGGCCTCGCTGCCGCAGCGCGTCGAGCGGCGCGGCGGCCGGTCGGGCTTCCAGCTGGCCGGATCGTCGCCCGTCGTGACGCTGACCGTCGCGCCGCGCCGCTAGGCAGTCCCTTCCTCCGTTCCTCGTGCGCCCACCGCTCGTGACGTTCCGACCGCTCGCCACCCTGCTGCTCGCCGCCGCGCCCCTCTCCGCGCTGCGCGCGCAGCCGCGCCCGCCCGCCGACCTCCACGGCGCGTGGCAGTGCATGCGCAGCGTCGCCACCGGCGACCCGTCGCAGCGCATGCTCACCTTCGACGTGCGGCCGGGCGGCGTGTGGATCGACCGCACCACGCGCCAGGCCATCACCGCTCGATACGCCTACGCGCGGGCGACCGGGACGCTCCGCCTGCAGTCGGCAGGCGGCGCCCTGCTGTACACGCTGCGCTGGACCCCGCCGGGCGACGGCGGCTCGGCCGAGCGCCTGGTCGAGCAGGTCGCCGAGCGCACGCGGGCGGGCGAGGTGTGCTACCGCGCGGGCAGTGCGACCACCGCAGCGGCGCCCGTCGCAGCAGCACCCGCGCCCGCGCCCGCCGCCGCCGGCCGGCCGGTGCCGCGCCCGGGCGGCGACCCGTTCAACAAGTTCGCCTACCCCGTGCACCTCGAGATCGCCGCCTCGACGGACGGGCTGCCGGCGGACGCGGTGTTCTCGTTCACCATCACGCCGGCCGGCGGCGCGCCGTTCGTCCTGCGCCGCACGACGCGCCAGCTCCTCACGTCGCCGGCGGCGAGCCATCGCGTCCCGCTCGACGAGACGGCCACGCTCCTGCTGCCGGGGCCCGGGCGGTACCGCGTGACGGCGAGCGTCGCCGCGGCGGGGCGCGAGACGCCGCTGCAGCTGGGGTACGACCGCGCGGCGAGCGTCGAGCTGACGTGGGGCCCCTCCGACACGTACCTCAACGGCGGACGCTCGCTGATGGTGCTGCAGCCGGAGTAGCCGCGCGGCGCGCTCGCCGCCGGCGCGGGGCTGCGCAACCGGCCGCGACGACGCATGTTCGATGGTCCGCGCCCCGCAGCCCGCAGTCCCGCCCATGTCCGTCCTCCTCACCGAACGCGACGCGCGCCTCCTCGGCGCCGCCAGCGAGGCGCTGCTCTCGCCGCTCCTCACGGGCAGCGCGGACCCCGCCCCCTGGTGGGCGCGCGTCGAGCCGGTGATCCGCGAGCTGTTCCCCGGCACCAACGCGCTGCTCGCGCGGCCGGCGGAGGGCGGGCTGAAGATCGTCTCCGAGAGCGCCGACTGGCCCGGCGTCCACACGATGGAGACGATGTCGTGGAGCGACCCGCGCTCCAACCGCTTCGTCTTCGAGTGCCCCGTGGCCGAGGCGTGGCTGAAGCACCGCCGCGCGCTGGGGAGCGAGGTCTCGGGCGAGACGATGTCCGAGCGCTGGCTCGCGGACCTGGGCCATCGCCTCGATCGCAGCATGTACCTGCACGAAGGGCTCTACGGCGCGCGGATGCACGGCTTCATGACGCTCACGCCCGTGCTCCCCGACGGCGGCGAGGTGTTCCTCACCGTGGGCCACGAGCGCAGGACGGGCGCGCGCGACCTGGAGGCGGCGCGACTGCCCGTGCTCGGCATGCTGCTGCCCGCGCTGCGCACCGGCTTCCACACGCTGCGCACCTTCGCCGCGCGACAGGCCGCGATGGCCGCGACGCTGGACGCGGTGCCCGAGGCGCTGCTGGTCATCGGCAGCGACGGCCGCGAGATGCACCGCAACGCCGCGCTGCGGCGCCGCCTGGGCGAGGAGCCCGAGCGCGAGCGCGTGGCGGCCGAGATGCTGGCGCTCGCGCGCGGACTGCAGGCGCTGCACGCGCGCACGCACGGCGCGCCCGGCACGGCCGCGCGCCTCGCGCTCCCCACCGCCGGCGTGCCGCGCACCGAGCGCACGCTGGCGACGCCGCTCGCGCGCTACGTGCTGCGCGCCGCGTTTGGGGCCGAGGCGGTGTGGGGCGCGGCCGGCACGGTGCTCGTGTCGCTGGAGCCGGACGCGGCGCCGGCGCCGCTCGCGGGCGGACCGCTGGCCGCGCTCACGCCGCGCGAGGCGGAGGTCGCGCGCCTGCTCGCGCGCCGCGCCACCAACACCGAGGTCGCCGCCGCGCTCGGCGTCAGCCCGCACACGGCGCGGCACCACGCGCAGCGCGTGCTCGAGAAGCTGGGCCTCAGGTCGCGCCG
Protein-coding sequences here:
- a CDS encoding helix-turn-helix transcriptional regulator; protein product: MSVLLTERDARLLGAASEALLSPLLTGSADPAPWWARVEPVIRELFPGTNALLARPAEGGLKIVSESADWPGVHTMETMSWSDPRSNRFVFECPVAEAWLKHRRALGSEVSGETMSERWLADLGHRLDRSMYLHEGLYGARMHGFMTLTPVLPDGGEVFLTVGHERRTGARDLEAARLPVLGMLLPALRTGFHTLRTFAARQAAMAATLDAVPEALLVIGSDGREMHRNAALRRRLGEEPERERVAAEMLALARGLQALHARTHGAPGTAARLALPTAGVPRTERTLATPLARYVLRAAFGAEAVWGAAGTVLVSLEPDAAPAPLAGGPLAALTPREAEVARLLARRATNTEVAAALGVSPHTARHHAQRVLEKLGLRSRRELGALLGVAG